TTCAATTTAGTTTTCAAatgctagtatatatatttacttattgatttatatacagttttttaaagtttctttttttttttttaggtaaaattttactttcacctgtttttagtaaataaaaaaattatgaaaaaataaatctaatcgGGCATTATCTGTGCTTACTAACATATATTGCTAATCGGGTTCAACAAATTAACAAACAATTTTGTAAACCAAATTATAGCAAGTATTATAGTGTAGTTATTGACTCATAGTTTAAAATGTAATCTATAATATATCTTCCATGACCAAACATAAGGTACAgacaataataatagtaaaaaaaaaagtcttttcgTTCCAAAATTTTGCAATTGAATAGAGAAATAAGAACAAAACTTATGTTCAGTACGTTAGGTACTATTTCTTAAGTTTCCTTATTAAAATTCAACTATATATTTACTTAACTAAAAAGTATGCATCTATCctttaagaaaaaagttatataacaaaattttaaaatgaaaatcttAGTAACAACACCTACTACTGTATCTAATTCTTATCCGGAAAATAAGGTTGATCCATTCCTGTATGAAAATTACCATAAAATGAAAGAACTTAAGAGTCTTACCCGTGGGAAGAGGGGCATTCCTAATATCCACACAAATTTTGCTTGGCTGCAATTCATACAAGTCGGAAAGACTTGCAGAGAGACTCCTTTTTAGCTGTCAAAATGTCTTCTTATGCTGTCTTTTGCACCCTTTTGCACCCTTTTCCACGTGCTTGTGGACCACATCTTGATATTTTCTCCAATCTCCACCGTCTATGGAAATTTCTTACGGACTTCACTCCCTGACTAAGTACGTTCTTACTTACTTAATCTTATCCGGATCCGATAGACTATAAAATAACATGCTTTGGGTCAATTATATACTGTACGcaattattcaaataataatacGTACTGAGGGAggagtctttttatttttatttattttctacaatcggacattaattaattaagctaTTGTAAGGAAGGAAGAGTAATGCAAATTGATTTTGAGGATATTTCCGATATGATGAATTGGCTACATTGCCACTATACATTATATATCTTTAATTACTCCAATTAAATTTGTTGAGTGCACGCAAGAGCTTGTTATGTGGTAAAAGAACACAGGCACACGTACAGCTAATTCATTTCATGTGGAAAAGATGATTTTCTTCCCACGCGAGGGAttactcaactggtaaaatctctgatggttaaataaaaaatctgaggTTTAATCTCTACAtacataaaaaattgattagtgtcttagtttgataataaagagttatcattaagAGCAAACGCCATAGATTAaaaatctttctcaaaaaaaaatttagcacttTTTCTTTGTAGGCGTAATACGTGGACTCTTGCCTATTTTCACAAATAATTAAGCAAAAAACTAATCCAAACCTGCATGCTTCTTTGTTTCCGATGATCACGAATCCAAACTTCACCCGCAATGCCCTAGTCCGGTGATCAGTTTTTTTCAATCACATTTTTCTACTTTCGATTTTTTTTGCcagaaaaaatgttttatataattaagTGTTAATTgatacaacttatttttcaacattttgaaatttcagattatttttaaaagtaatacCTAAAAGAAGTGAAATTTAGAAAACATGTACCACAGTAAATGCGAAAGATCTTTCAAACAAAAAGGGACTTATTGTTGTTTTGTGGAAAAAGATAACAACAGACATGGAACACAGCTAGCTCAATATCTGTCTGTTTCTTCCTGTAGTTGCCCGTGAAGTGCTGCATGGGCGTATCCAAATCAACGAAATTGCTACGCACAAAAGATATCCATATATCCAAAGTTCTATATAATTGACACCAAGACCACCTTCCTTCAAACACACTCTAAAAGCTAAAAATATAGGCTTATCTAATATTTGTGAGGATGATACTtcccttattcttcattttttgtctCTTCAGCAGCTCCCATGCTTCTGTGCAAGACTTCTGTGTTGGTGACCTCAAGGCCCCTCAAGGCCCTGCAGGCTACTCTTGCAAGGACCCTTCAAAGGTCACAGTGaatgattttgttttctctGGCCTAGGCATTCCTGGTAACACCTCAAATCTTATTAAAGCCGCGGTGACTCCAGCATTCGCTGCGCAATTTCCTGGTGTCAATGGCCTTGATATTTCTTCTGCTCGTCTAGACTTGGCACCTGGCGGAGTTGTGCCATTTCACACACATCCTGGAGGTTCAGAAATCTTGGTTGTTGTGCAAGGAAGAATCTGTGCCGGGTTTGTTTCGTCAGCTAACACTGTTTACTTTAAAACCCTTAATAAGGGTGACATTATGGTTTTCCCTCAAGGATTACTTCACTTCCAAATAAATGCAGGAGGGTCTGTGGCTATTGCATTTGTTAGCTTCAGTAGTGCAAGCCCAGGTCTCCAAATTCTGGACTATGCTTTGTTTGGAAACAATTTACCTACTGAATTGGTAGCAGCAACTACTTTCCTTGACGCAGCTCAGATTAAAAAGCTTAAAGGTGTTCTTGGTGGAACTGGTTAAGCTCTTCGGAGATCATCTACCACTAAAAATGTTTCCAGAGGTTCTCttaatcaatttctttttttgtttgtttttcattcccATGGTTTCTTTGTCATGATTGAGAAGGCCTGTAAGAGGATGGTTCTTCAAGTCAGTAGCAGTAGCAGTttctagctagctagctaggtttattaataaaaagagtcTTGTGAGTGAGTGATTTTTGTGTTGCTTTTGGAGCTTTGATTGTAGACTTAATGAGTGCATTTATGACGAGCTCGATATTTATTGTGTTCTAATTAAATGGGATATACTTATAACACAAGCTCTAAGATAGTCGGTGGCAATTTCTATTCCAAATTGCTTACTAAGAATATTAACAACAAAATTCTGTAGGGAGAGACCATTAAAATCATCATAGTAGAAATTTGGCGATGATTATTCTACATATGAGGAATTGCATTTGAAATCTTAAATTATCCACCATCAAATTCGATAACCTTATCAACTATTTTGTATGGTCCAAACTTCTTGATGGGTCACGTATTCTAAGAGTCATTCCCTTGCAACTTTTATTTAGAATCCTAAGTACTGCTTCAACGAGCTCAAGAGTTATACAGGGACAAAATCCTGTCATATTTAATTTGGTCACAATCCAAACTCTTTCGAGGTAACCCCATTAAGAGCATGTCAACATAAACAAACAACCCCAACTTGACACGTTCCACCACTTTATTCCAAGCAACCTTGTTAGGGGGTGAAGACTGAGACTCGACTTTAGGAGTGGAACATGGCCCAAAGGCTATCGGCGAAATGTGAAAGGCCCATTTTGCTCAAAGTCTAAATTGCATCCAACAAAGATTATAATAAGGCTCCAAAAATACCTCCTACAAAGATAAGTTAGCACAAAAGATGACCCATCACAATAAGTGTTTAAATAATAGTCTAGCGGTAAGTAAGAGAAACATGTTGtggtttgttgtggttttgtcacggattgccaaagggagagattgttaagacatatgtggaacatgttatgaacataggtcatttagaattggctaattctttgacaaaactcactttacttgtatttgggtagatctaggatggtttaagacttcaagaaacatgttattcgagtcaagtattaaagccatgaagattggaccaagaaacaagtaaagaaaagctGTTCATCAAAGCTGGACAGATTCTCAACAGCTGCTGACAGATAATATCTATTGAGGATTAATGAATTtcaacagatagctcgacaaatATTTCTATCGAGGTTTTGATAGATAGCTCAacagctgtatctatcgagaattacgaaatttagatatctagatctgattttcggctcatactgacatgtatgtgtagggttttatttctcacaatcctagacacatataagacttattttaaaggccgtcacatagaAGAATtcaaggagaacatatgaaaaaggtgaccgatgccttattctctccgaaaaaagctactgcatctttgcgccttagggttttgtaaccaagtattTCTTAATCACATACTTGTTaaagaagtgaagaattttgcagcaaacaatcttcttcaagttggtgagttagtcacatactgggagttgtgcatcattagttagtcacgtattgagattcatgcatcaaaagggtggcgttcatatattgaagagttcagaggttctaaagcagtagaaggtttctgttgtaagttcatctacgggaattgtagagtctaaggacaaaggtttgtactatagtgaattgctttttgggaaggtttccccctaggttttttactgtgaaactagcttgttttattggttttcttgggtaatcatatattgtcttatttacttttccgttgtgcatgatattgatgtttgtttgttttaactaagtttatttataataaatctaattaacaactttgatttaaaacttgttaattctatcaatcgtggtctaaatttcccaacaatgtTTTTAAATTGCGCTCGGAATTGACTTCTACATAATTTCACTTGAGTGAATGTTGAGAAAATAACACCCAAAATCTCTCTTTACATCAGTGTTTTGCTTGAGTGAAATTTCCAgaactacaacaaaatgtaactACAGTGACgaattttagtgaggaaaattttttcattgcaaaaaagtaccatatagcaatgaaatttatatttcgtcgctatttttttaaaaattggtaacatttagcgacgaaacatAGATTTCGTCGCTATAGGGGGTGCTGAATTAGAGGCGCCAAACGAAGGCGCAGGTGGGAAACCAAATGGATCTACAGCGATGActtttttcgtcgctaaaagttctaGTTTTTGCGGCAAAacaatttcgtcgctaaaggtgctGCTAGTCATGCTTTTATTGACGAAACAAATTTCGTCGCTGAAGGAGacaattagcgacgaaaatacTTTGtcgttgaaaagaaaaacacaagattTGTGTAGAGCTCAAATTCGTCGCTAAAGGCAATGAATAGCGACGAAACTAAATTCGTCACTATAGATACATTTAGCTAGGAAACATAGATTTCGTTGCTATAAGGGGTGCTGAATAAGGGGCGCCAAACAAAAGTGTAGGCGCGAAATCAAATGGAGCTACAACGACGAAATTTTTTCGTTGCTAAAAGTTTTAGTTTTTGCGACGAAACAATTTCATTGCTAAAGGTGCTGCTGTCatgcttttagtgacgaaaccgGTTTCGTCGCTGAAGGAGACAATTAGCAACGAAAATGCTTCGTtgctgaaaagaaaaacacatgaTTTTTGTGGAGTATCTGCGAAGAAAAAGGCAGTGAATAGCAACGAAATTGAATTCGTCACTATAGATGTCCTATATATAGCACTCtaactccttttttttccctcactcaTTCAGCAATACCCACTCTCTCCCTCACACCGATACCCACTCCAAATTGCACCGGCGAAGCTCCAGCACCATCGCACCGATGAGCTACGGCGATGCATCGCACTGGCGAGCTTTGGCGATGCATCGCACCGGCGAGCTTCGGCGACGCATGACATTACGACGCTTCGCGGCGACGCTCCAGCGACGCATCGCACCGGCAACGCTTCGGCTTTCATCTCCCTCTCATCTTCTCCATAGgtaatttccttttcttttttattttcttttttgggtttttgtcatttattttttattttcttttctgggtttcttttttgggttttgtaggTGGAGGAGAACATATACGAATTCGCCAAAAAGGGTTTGTCACTGGAAGCAGGATCCTCCGTGTTCTCAAGGCTCACggtgcgttttttttttttttttccttctatttttggTGTAATATTTGAGCTGTGCTTAGATTCTGAGAAATTTTCATTTGGTTTAGGTGAGAAATTTGATTGAGAAATGATAGATAGGTAGTTGTCATTGTGAATAAGAGGAGAAATTATATGGGTtctgagaaaaaaa
This portion of the Castanea sativa cultivar Marrone di Chiusa Pesio chromosome 7, ASM4071231v1 genome encodes:
- the LOC142643062 gene encoding auxin-binding protein ABP19a-like, which produces MILPLFFIFCLFSSSHASVQDFCVGDLKAPQGPAGYSCKDPSKVTVNDFVFSGLGIPGNTSNLIKAAVTPAFAAQFPGVNGLDISSARLDLAPGGVVPFHTHPGGSEILVVVQGRICAGFVSSANTVYFKTLNKGDIMVFPQGLLHFQINAGGSVAIAFVSFSSASPGLQILDYALFGNNLPTELVAATTFLDAAQIKKLKGVLGGTG